Genomic window (Carassius auratus strain Wakin unplaced genomic scaffold, ASM336829v1 scaf_tig00216387, whole genome shotgun sequence):
CAAGCAACTTCGTTTTCTTTACATCTTTGGTGTACATTAATACTGATACATTGATTGACACTGTCTGCTTACAgatattgagaatgagaagttgtcgtcaaAGCACAAAGcacctccctcgatatcacggtctccgccatgttggcaggataccagcggcgaaacaggattgtttacatgtgttgttaactctgtagtagaggaggttctcgcaattctgcactgttttaccatgcctggaagttactgctgcgttacaaactgctccagtacctctcacgatacatatggaaaacataggaacaatggaatacagttttttttaggttacaccaagcgcaaaacagcggtatttggaaaagctctcaagcggcacagagaccttgACCATTTACATCCACgtacacatatggacattgggaactatattgtttttggtttaagttactacacaatgcaggagtttaaaagccgcaagtctttggaaagttacgaggctttctgctgtggctgggtccatctacagcaggtgatgaaaacagtgttgtactggccaaagtaagtttattcacatgcattttagtgtattgtaattacactgcatttagaatgcacttcttgaccaaaatgacaaagtaattaactgcggCTGTTTcataaacactagattgtaacgagatgttcaatgttttgatgtaggctaaagctgtgtatgtttagttattatttgattttagcccaatgacacatactgtaccaggtttttgtgttgggggctgcaaagtggacaaaccggttctgggttagctagggtagttaaatgtgtgattgcgagatgtaaatgtccgggttagattaaagccattaacagcgtgaatgcaaggtgacttacatcataaacaatataattcccgatatccatatgtgtgcactgaggtgaattgttcaggtctctgtgccgctgcagggagctcgtatgggttgATATTTTGCAtccctgagagcttctccaaacaccgctgttttgcgcttggtgtgagcttgttcctgtaaggtcccctttctttcgccttatgtttttgcattgctttaatttcttcattttctttctcaTATTTGTAGATCCATCTCGATCTGTTCCGacgacaaaataaatgcacaaaaatgaaagatgtttagtcgcgcctctgtgaagttctgaaggcattgcccctggcaaccgatagcgtatcctgccatcatGGCCATTTGGCTCAGGcacctcccaaatcaacccaaatcggcacgtgactcctcactctcaatagccAAATCAGTGCAATCATATAATTGCTGTGGCGTAACATTCGTTAAAACATTCCACTGAATCCGCCCCCTTATCCCCCTCATTGGAGTAATATCACATTCAACGTGCAGGCGGCACACTCTATGATCTACAGAAATACACGTATTAGAATTTCTACAAACAATGCCTCCAACGAAGtggagaattttattttattaagctaaatatattttacagctaCCCTTAATGCTCTTGTCTATCCCTTCTTGTCTTTTTGTCCTTTTCCTTCTCTCCAATCCGATTCAGCCTCACAGGTGATCGGAGATAAGGAAAGTGCGTTCTCTCtgctttgatttttatttatttttatcctttttttcctAATCAGTTTATCCTTTTATAATAAAGCAATGGTTTCAGTCTAATATGTTGCAGGctcatttattgttaataaatgataatgcggaaaataaattatcaaataatattgggcttattttgggcttgtttttgaAGCTCCAGTTGTGTTTTTGTCTCGCGAAAGTTGGCAACTGTGGCGGGCCCCCTATTGGCCCGGGCCCATTTGCATGTGCATACCCTGCATGCCCAGACACTACGCCACCGTTTATGTGTCTAAATGTTTTTATGCCTGTTATATTTTGGCTTTAAACTGGAGTTAATTTCTTTTCCCCCCTCAGACCTGATTGCACTGAAAGAGGAGAGTCAAGAACTGGATGAAACGGAAGAGAAAGATCAGGATGACAAACATCATGATTTTGTAACTGAAAAGCATAATCGCtcgcagacaaaaaaaaaagtttccttacGAAAAAGAGCTCAGAAGACAGGATCTAGGAGTCGTTTTACCTGCAAACACTGTGGGAAAAGTTTCAGTCAACATGAACATCTTAAAATCCACATGAGAgatcacactggagagaagcccttcacctgccaacagtgtggaaagagttttgacCAAAAAAGAGCCTTTACGgtccacatgaggattcacactgACAGCGcattcacctgccaacagtgtggaaaatgTTACAGCAGAAAAGAAAACCTTAGGTACCACATGAGAGTCCACACGGGAGAGAAGCCTTTCATCTGCAGACACTGTGGAAAAGGTTTCACTCGAAGAGGAAGCCTTGAAAGCCATGCAAGAATTCATACTGGAGTGAAGCCTTACACATGCTCTCAGTGTGGAAGAAGTTTTACACATAGACCAACTCTTAATGCCCACCAGAGAACTCACAcaggagagaagccttacacgtGTTCTCAGTGTGGAAGGAGTTTCGATCAACTTGGAAACCTTAatgtccacatgagaattcacactggagaaaaccCCTTTTCCTGCAAGCAGTGTGAAAAAAGTTTCAGTCGAAAAGGAAACCTTGATgtccacatgaggattcacactggagataGCCCTTACACTTGCCAACAGTGTGGAATGAGTTTCACACAAAAAGGAAACCTTAACATTCACATCAGACtacacactggagaaaagccgttTGCGTGCCAACAGTGTAAAAAGAGTTTCACATATCAAAGAGACCTGAAACGGCATTTGCAAATCCATTCTAGGAAGCAATCGAAGTGTCGACCAGTGTGGCAAGAGGTTTACAAAATAGAGCAATTTTAAAAATCACTGCAGGAAGAAGAAAGTATTTTAGCTCAGTGTAATAATTTCATTTGCCATCACACTTACAGATATACCTGAGAGAATGTAGATGTGAGATCCTATTTGTGTTCTttctgtggaaagagttttagggTGTATTCACATCAGAAAGTCCACTAGTTCACTTGCTTTGGTCCGGTTTCTCTTTCACTCTGCcctttttgcaagtgaaccagGAACTGTAAACAAAACAACACGTGTGCTAAGGTCATCCATTCATTGGTTAAGCCATTCAACTGTACCAGAGTTTGTTTGGAAGCGGACTGAAACCAGCTCCTCAGCTGGGTCTCGGTACGGTTGTTTGGTGCGATTCCTGTATTCACACCTGCCCAAAAGATCTGCACCAAAGGAGGAAATTAACTTGAGTTTGATTCAATCAACCCAAACAAGACCGATGTGAATAACCCCTTAAAGAGCTTTTTTAAAATGGCTCCAGGAAATGGTGAAAGTAGTTTTTTGTGAATGTAGTTTATATTGTACAGAGACATAGTTCCCATATTTAACTCTGTTTAATACATTGGAATCTGCATTTTAGATAAATAAACTTCCAACTTGCTGTGATTTTACATAATTGATGTAACTGGCAAATCACAAATGAAATGACTTCACTACGGCTACTACAGTATGTATTAGTCAGTCTGTAAGGATTGTTTTTGGGGCACACTTTAAACCAGCCTGCAGCATTTCACATTTTCAATATGTGTGTGAGATTGTTTGTCTTCCCGGTGAGTTGCTGATGTGCAGTAACGTTATAGGAATAATAATCTAATGGTATAATAAGTAATAGTACAGTAGTCCCAGTTTACTTTGAAACAAATTTCCCtgattatacttacattaagtaatgtttatacttgattatatttTCAATGCAGGATTTTTGCTTGCAAAAAGTATTTTTACGATGCTTTATACATTATAAGGTAAAGTCTCTTAATACTTCGTCCACAACATTTAATGGGGTTAGTCTGCacaagatcaacaagcttgtttccTTTGCGGCCGCCTTTTAATATAAGATAAGCATTCAATCTTCATCAGAGTGTTCACGTATGCTTTTTACAGCGTTGTTAGGAGAGCGACCAGTGCGATTTTTGATGCTCTCGATGgtggcggtgtgaacgcacagttagagTACATCCCCCTTTGGGCCACAATGAGCTCTTGTCAAGTCAAgtcgtcacctttatttatatagcgttttaaacaaaatacattgcatcaaagcaagtgaacaacattcattatgaaaacagtgtgtcaataatgcaaaatgatagttaaaggcagttcatctttgaattcagtgatgtcatctctgttcagttaaatagtgtctgtgcatttatttgcaatcaagtcaacgatatcgctgtaaatgaagtgaccccaactaagcaagccagaggtgacagcggcaaggaaccgaaactccatcggtgacagaatggagaaaaaaaccttcggagaaaccaggctcagttgggggccagttctcctctgaccagacgaaaccagtagttcaattccaggctgcagcaaagttagattgtgcagaagaatcatctgtttcctgtggtcttgtcctggtgctcctctgagacaaggtctttacaggggatctgtttctggggctctagttgtcctggtctccgctgtctttcagggcagtagaggtcctttctaggtgctgatccaccatctggtctggatacgtactggatccgggtgactgcagtgaccctcttatctggatacagactggatttggtggctacagtgacctcagaataagagagaaacagactaatattagcgtagatgccatttttctaatgatgtagcaagtacatcgggtgttatgggaagtgttcccggttccggtttacctaattaatgcagcctaaaaatcctttaacagatttggatattaaaagcatattagtatgttatgtgtaagccaggttaaagagatgggtctttaatctagatttaaactgcaagagtgtgtctgcctcccgaacaatgttaggtaggttattccagagtttaggcgccaaataggaaaaggatctgcagcccgcagttgattttgatattcttttgagttttgagaacatagcggacgtagaggattataatgtaatagGAGCtctttcaaatactgaggtgctaaaccattcagggctttataagttataagcaatattttaaaatctatacgatgtttgatagggagccagtgcagtgttgacaggaccgggctaatatggtcatacttcctggttctagtaagaactcttgctgctgcatttttgactagctgtagtttgtttactaagcatgcagaacaaccacccaataaagcagtacaataatctaaccttgaggtcataaatgcatgatttaacatttctgcatttgacattgagagcataggccgttatttagatatatttttgagatggaaaaatgcagttttacaaatgctacaaacgtggctttctaaggaaagattgcgatcaaatagcacacctaggttcataactgatgacgaagaattgacagagcaacaaTCAAGTCTTatacagtgttctaggttattacaagctgagtttttaggtcctataattaacacctctgttttttcagaatttagcagtaagaaattacttgtcatccagtttttgaTATCGACTatacattccattagtttttcaaattggtgtgtttcaccgggccacgaagaaatatagagcggaGTATCATcggcataacagtgaaagctaacaccatgtttcctgatgatatctcccaagcgtaacatataaagcatgacgagtagcagccctagtactgagccttgaggtactccatactgcagtTGTGATCgttatgatacatcttcattcactgctacaaactgatggcggtcatataagtacgatttaaaccatgctaatgcacttccattaatgccaacaaagtgttcaagtctatgcaaaagaatgttgtggtcaattgtgtcaaacgcagcaataagatccaataaaactaatggAGAGATACACCCAGAATCAGATggtaagagcaggtcatttgtaactcttaaggagagcagtctcagtactatgatacggtctaaatcctgactggaaatcctcacatataccatttttatcTAAGAAGgtatataattgtgaggatatcaCCTTTTCtattatcttggacagaaaagggagattcgagattggtctataattaactagttatttggggtcaagttgtggttttttgatgagaggcttaataacagccagtttgaaggttttggggacatatcctaatgacaatgaggaattaataatagtcagaagggGATTTataacttctggaagcacctcttttaggagcttagatggttatagggtctaacatgttgttggttttgatgatttaacaagtttatacaattcttcctctcctatagtagagaatgagtggaactgttcctcagggggtctatagtggcctgtctgatgcgatactgtagctgacggctgaatggttgcaattttatctctaatagtatcgattttagaagtaaagtagtcaTTACTCTTGTGGTGTTGGAAAATtttaacacttgttgaggctttatttttcgttaatttagccactgtattgaataaatatctggggttatgtttgttttcttctaaaagagaagtaatcagatctagcagtttttaatgcttttctgtaggatatgctactttcccgccaagcaatacgaaatacctctagttttgttttcctccagctgcgctccatttttcgggctgctctctttagggtgcgagtatgctcattataccatgttgtcaaactgttttccttaaccttccttaagcgtaaaggagcaactgtatttaaaatgctagaaaagagagagtccatagtttctgttacatcatcaagttgttctgaggttttggatatgctaaggaatttgataacttaaaaagcagtcttttgtggtagaagtgatggttcttcgatacttgtaacaagaagtagaatttaaaattttggctatatgaagtttacacaaaataatggtcTGAGATATCATCAGTTGGCTGCATAATATCAACACTATGAACATCAAtttcatgtgacagtattaaatctagagtatgatttcgacaatgagtaggtcctgaaacatgttgtctaaccccaatagagttcagaatatctataaatgctgatcccagtgcatctttttcattatcaacatggatattaaaatcaccaactatttaaactttatctgcagccagaactaactcggatgtaaaatcaccaaactctttaataaagtcagTATGGTGCCCTggggcctgtatacagtagccagtacaaacataacaggggatttatcattaacatttgtttctctggataatattttatgaagcaccattacttcaaatgagttatacttgaagctaggggtgtaacggtacgcaaaactcacggttcggtacgtacctcggttttaaagtcatggtttggttcattttcggtacagtaagggaaagaaatgcaaacattaaactgcaggttgtttattactattaacttttttttacaatttgttttaaaatactttttaataaaatatatataaaataaaaaagaataagaaataaaatactgttgcaaagttctccactaaataaaagtCTCTCAGtatcaaaccaatatcatataataaaatataatgaaaaatataaataaataactatgattacagtgcagcattaccaatcccagcttgtaggtctgctcatatttaaaaaatatatataacttttccaaagtttAAAGTGCAGCGTCAACAGTTTctgtttttagacctgctcagatttcgttattgcgttggaccgatcggaatcaagagcaaaggtctgtttaaatgccgatgggagctgcgtttgaattacaatcgtttttttttttccctagttgtagtgatgttcacactcacgcgtgatgccttttgaaaaccttaggccggtgacacactggcatattgcacctgtcaaacatggactattttgccgtcaatactgttgacggtatcctttatcagtaggctttatatttatgctcaacatgaagtatagatattgttgtggtgaagacaagagcctggtctgtcggcggcctctTGACATGCTTACTCTGTGCATTTTGAGCATGTTTtgtgttaaatcacatttattttgtccatcaaaagtgtgctttcactttaattgagcgTGAGCAGCACAGCGAAAATAGACCGGACGGCAAAACCCCCGCTGCACTGCTGTTCACGCGACGCACCTGCTTGACGCTCACACGCGGCTCCTGCTCCCAgtgtgaatgcactcattgattAACATGGACGCCGAAAAAAAATTGCGTTGCTCGCGCACCGCTCACGCTTGCGGTGTGAAAGAGgcattagaatcagctgcagggcggaaTTTGTGCCACTTAatgttcatttggaaacacgaaaatgtacctatgttccacaaacaaaatattgcattcggtacacacgtgcaccgtaccgaaagccctgtaccgaaacggtccggtacgaatacacgtaccgttacacccctacttgaaacctgccctctgagaaatcctgaaaacgttgttataaattgaagaaaaacctccccctttgccttttagatgcggctcatgtttataacagtaatcttggggggtggacacatttgaaataatgtaatcatcaggttttagccaggtttctgtcaaacagagcacatctagattatgatcagttatcatattatttacaaaaagtgttttcgtagaaagggaactgatattcaataagccatgctttatcatttgtttatccatattgcatctgttttttatttgttgaacctcaattaaattgttaatcttaacttggtttggacgtttttttgtattttctagttcggggaacagacacagtctctatagtgtgatatctatgtgaaagagtctctatgtgctgagaattagctgacctctgtgacgggaggcagctagcagacggtcggtttagccattctgtctgcttcctgacctgggccccagttagtcaagtataaacactagactatttgccatatttctagagtgaagagtggcaccaccccaggagggatgaagaccatctcttttcaacaggtcaggtctgccccaaaagctcgtccaattgtctatgaaacctatgttatgctgtgggcaccacttagacatccagccattgagtgatgacaatctgctatgcatctcatcaccacggtaagcagggaggggaccagatcATATTACAGTGtgtgacatcgtgcttgcaagttcacacacctctttaaagttatttttagtgatctccgactggcgaagtcgaacatcattagcgccggcatgaataacaatcttactgtatttacatttagcattagccagcacttttaaatttgtcaagatgtcaggcgctctggctcccggtaaacatttgactatggtggctggtgtctcaaTATTCActttccgtacaatagaatcaccaataactagagcacttggtttctcagtgggtgcatcactgagtggggagaacctgtttaatgttttgatcggaacaaaagagcggtgttttgacccacgactacgctgcctcaccatcacccagttgccctgctgcaggggctctgctggaaccggacaatgtacaggaatccctgagctagacgcatccaaagccgtatctagagccctaacattcttactgtcctcaattaaagtttggatgcgtgtctctaattctgaaatcttcgctgtcagcctaactatttccctgcatttatcacatgtgaatccctcatcagcgacagagatagataaactgtacatgtggcaagaggtgcaaataacaatagcaggagaagccattactcaccgtgcttgatgaaatattcttacttcGGTTGTGAAAAacaggagcgagagagaggagaggagaaaagaactttcacttgttcccacactcctcgtaccactgggaggggtggaggtacgggtctccttatatccaaagaatggaaatttgatcttcagccatcacctacaggtactggttcatttgaatcacatgccattactgtaacccaccctgttaaaatccactttgtggtcatttatcatcccccaggtcaactgggaaacttcttggaggagttagatgtgctgctatcaaactttcttggtgacttcaacatccacctagat
Coding sequences:
- the LOC113097899 gene encoding gastrula zinc finger protein XlCGF8.2DB-like, which gives rise to MALIKEEREDLTIEDSITVKREQTDLIALKEESQELDETEEKDQDDKHHDFVTEKHNRSQTKKKVSLRKRAQKTGSRSRFTCKHCGKSFSQHEHLKIHMRDHTGEKPFTCQQCGKSFDQKRAFTVHMRIHTDSAFTCQQCGKCYSRKENLRYHMRVHTGEKPFICRHCGKGFTRRGSLESHARIHTGVKPYTCSQCGRSFTHRPTLNAHQRTHTGEKPYTCSQCGRSFDQLGNLNVHMRIHTGENPFSCKQCEKSFSRKGNLDVHMRIHTGDSPYTCQQCGMSFTQKGNLNIHIRLHTGEKPFACQQCKKSFTYQRDLKRHLQIHSRKQSKCRPVWQEVYKIEQF